TCCAAAGTACTTGCAAGAGGATGAAATAGTCCCAGAATGCAAGGACCTGCTTTCAACTCtaccaaaagaaaagggatgGGCTGAACCTCATCTCTACAAGTATCAAGGTTTTTGGTATCCGGCCTGGCAATTCCAAGGAGTTCTTGAATGTCAACAACACTTCCAAGCTCAAGACACCGATATTCTCCTCGTCTCAGCCCCCAAATGTGGCACAACTTGGTTGAAAGCCTTAGCTTTCACCATAATCAATCGCAATTCACACTCCATTGATGATCCTGGAAAGCACCCTTTATTCTATAACAATCCTCACGACCTTGTACCTCAGTTAGAACTTGAATCCCACATTGATAACCCGATCTTCAACCCCTCTTCGCCTAGACTCTTTGCAACACATTTGCCTTATATTTCGCTGCCAGAATGCGCCAAGAATTCAGAATGTAAACTTGTATATATATGCCGAAACCCGAAGGACACTTTCGTGTCTCTTTGGCACTTCATGAATGAGTTAAGACTCAATcatttggtgtctatttctcTTGAAGTAGCCTTTGACAAGTTCTGCAGAGGAGTCAGCATTTTTGGACCCTTTTGGGATCATGTGTCAGACTATTGGGAAGAAAGCAGAAAAAGGCCTAATGAAGTTCTCTTCTTGAAGTATGAAGAAATGAAAGAAGATCCCAATCTCCATGTCAAACGCTTGGCTGAGTTTTTTGGGGTCCCTTTTTCTATAGAGGAAGAGGCATCAGGGGTGGAGGATGGAATCATAAAGTTGTGTAGCTTTGAAATTTTGAGCAAATTGAAGGTGAACAAAGATGGAAAATTGCCAAGTGGTGTAGAAAACAAAACATTCTTTCGGCAAGGTGGAGTTGGAGACTGGAAAAACTACTTGTCGCCTGTAATGGTGGAAAGATTGGATTGTCTTACTGAAGAGAAGTTCCAAGGTTCTGGATTGCTTCTTTAAGTTCTCCTTCTC
This portion of the Coffea eugenioides isolate CCC68of chromosome 11, Ceug_1.0, whole genome shotgun sequence genome encodes:
- the LOC113752621 gene encoding cytosolic sulfotransferase 12-like, with translation MSISQSSAAPKYLQEDEIVPECKDLLSTLPKEKGWAEPHLYKYQGFWYPAWQFQGVLECQQHFQAQDTDILLVSAPKCGTTWLKALAFTIINRNSHSIDDPGKHPLFYNNPHDLVPQLELESHIDNPIFNPSSPRLFATHLPYISLPECAKNSECKLVYICRNPKDTFVSLWHFMNELRLNHLVSISLEVAFDKFCRGVSIFGPFWDHVSDYWEESRKRPNEVLFLKYEEMKEDPNLHVKRLAEFFGVPFSIEEEASGVEDGIIKLCSFEILSKLKVNKDGKLPSGVENKTFFRQGGVGDWKNYLSPVMVERLDCLTEEKFQGSGLLL